The following coding sequences are from one Ovis canadensis isolate MfBH-ARS-UI-01 breed Bighorn chromosome 7, ARS-UI_OviCan_v2, whole genome shotgun sequence window:
- the HIF1A gene encoding hypoxia-inducible factor 1-alpha — MEGAGGANDKKKISSERRKEKSRDAARSRRSKESEVFYELAHQLPLPHNVSSHLDKASVMRLTISYLRVRKLLDAGDLDIEDEMKAQMNCFYLKALDGFVMVLTDDGDMIYISDNVNKYMGLTQFELTGHSVFDFTHPCDHEEMREMLTHRNGLVKKGKEQNTQRSFFLRMKCTLTSRGRTMNIKSATWKVLHCTGHIHVYDTNSNQSQCGYKKPPMTCLVLICEPIPHPSNIEIPLDSKTFLSRHSLDMKFSYCDERITELMGYEPEELLGRSIYEYYHALDSDHLTKTHHDMFTKGQVTTGQYRMLAKRGGYVWIETQATVIYNTKNSQPQCIVCVNYVVSGIIQHDLIFSLQQTECVLKPVESSDMKMTQLFTKVESEDTSSLFDKLKKEPDALTLLAPAAGDTIISLDFGSNDTETDDQQLEEVPLYNDVMLPSSNEKLQNINLAMSPLPASETPKPLRSSADPALNQEVALKLEPNPESLELSFTMPQIQDQPASPSDGSTRQSSPEPNSPSEYCFDVDSDMVNEFKLELVEKLFAEDTEAKNPFSTQDTDLDLEMLAPYIPMDDDFQLRSFDQLSPLENSSTSPQSASTNTVFQPTQMQEPPIATATTTATNDELKTVTKDGTEDIKILIAFPSPPHVPKEPPCATTSPYSDTGSRTASPNRAGKGVIEQTEKSHPRSPNVLSVALSQRTTAPEEELNPKILALQNAQRKRKIEHDGSLFQAVGIGTLLQQPDDRATTTSLSWKRVKGCKSSEQNGMEQKTIILIPSDLACRLLGQSMDESGLPQLTSYDCEVNAPIQGSRNLLQGEELLRALDQVN; from the exons GATAAGTTCTGAACGTCGAAAAGAGAAGTCTAGAGATGCAGCCAGATCTCGTCGAAGTAAAGAGTCTGAAGTTTTTTATGAGCTTGCTCATCAGTTGCCACTCCCCCATAATGTAAGCTCACATCTTGATAAGGCTTCTGTTATGAGGCTCACCATCAGCTATTTGCGTGTGAGGAAACTTCTGGATGCTG GTGATTTGGATATTGAAGATGAAATGAAGGCACAGATGAACTGCTTTTATTTGAAGGCCTTGGATGGTTTTGTTATGGTTCTCACAGATGATGGTGACATGATTTACATTTCTGACAATGTGAACAAATACATGGGATTAACTCAG tttgaACTAACTGGACACAGTGTGTTTGATTTTACTCATCCTTGTGACCATGAGGAAATGAGAGAAATGCTTACACACAGAAATG GCCTTGTAAAAAAGGGTAAAGAGCAAAATACACAGCGGAGCTTTTTTCTCAGAATGAAGTGTACCCTAACTAGCCGGGGGAGAACTATGAACATAAAATCTGCAACATGGAAA GTACTTCACTGCACAGGCCATATTCATGTATACGATACCAACAGTAACCAATCTCAGTGTGGGTATAAGAAACCACCGATGACATGCTTGGTGCTGATTTGTGAACCCATTCCTCATCCATCAAATATTGAAATTCCTTTAGACAGCAAGACTTTTCTCAGTCGTCACAGTCTGGATATGAAATTTTCTTATTGTGATGAAag AATTACAGAATTGATGGGATATGAGCCAGAAGAACTTTTGGGCCGCTCAATTTATGAATATTATCATGCCTTGGACTCTGACCATCTGACCAAAACTCATCATGATA TGTTTACTAAAGGACAAGTCACAACAGGACAGTACAGAATGCTTGCCAAAAGAGGTGGATATGTCTGGATTGAAACTCAAGCAACTGTCATATATAACACTAAGAACTCTCAGCCCCAGTGCATTGTATGTGTAAATTACGTTGTGAG TGGTATTATTCAGCACGACTTGATTTTCTCCCTTCAACAAACAGAATGTGTCCTCAAACCAGTTGAATCTTCAGACATGAAAATGACTCAGCTATTCACCAAAGTTGAATCAGAAGATACAAGCAGTCTCTTTGATAAACTTAAGAAGGAGCCTGATGCTTTAACTTTGCTGGCACCAGCTGCTGGAGACACAATCATATCTTTAGATTTTGGCAGCAATG ACACAGAGACTGATGACCAACAACTTGAGGAAGTTCCATTGTATAATGATGTAATGCTCCCCTCATCTAATGAGAAACTGCAGAATATAAATTTGGCAATGTCTCCATTACCTGCCTCTGAAACTCCAAAGCCACTTAGAAGTAGTGCCGACCCTGCACTCAACCAAGAAGTTGCGTTAAAGTTAGAACCAAATCCAGAGTCACTGGAACTTTCTTTCACCATGCCCCAGATTCAAGATCAGCCAGCTAGTCCTTCTGATGGAAGCACCAGACAAAGTTCACCTGAG CCTAACAGTCCCAGTGAATATTGTTTTGATGTGGATAGTGATATGGTCAATGAATTCAAGTTGGAATTGGTAGAGAAACTTTTTGCTGAAGATACAGAAGCAAAGAATCCATTTTCCACTCAG GACACTGATTTAGACTTGGAGATGTTAGCTCCTTATATCCCAATGGATGATGACTTCCAGTTACGTTCCTTTGATCAGTTGTCACCACTGGAAAACAGTTCTACAAGTCCTCAAAGTGCAAGCACAAATACAGTATTCCAGCCCACTCAAATGCAAGAACCTCCTATAGCCACCGCCACTACCACCGCCACCAATGATGAATTGAAAACAGTGACAAAAGATGGTACGGAAGACATTAAAATACTGATTGCATTTCCATCTCCTCCCCACGTACCTAAAGAACCTCCTTGTGCCACAACGTCACCATATAGTGATACTGGAAGTCGGACAGCCTCACCCAACAGAGCAGGAAAAGGAGTCATAGAACAGACAGAAAAATCTCATCCAAGAAGCCCTAATGTGTTATCTGTCGCTTTGAGTCAAAG AACTACTGCTCCTGAGGAAGAACTAAATCCAAAGATACTAGCTTTGCAGAATGCTCAGAGAAAGCGAAAAATTGAACATGATGGTTCACTTTTTCAAGCAGTAGGAATT GGAACATTATTACAGCAACCAGATGATCGTGCAACTACCACATCACTTTCTTGGAAACGTGTAAAAGGATGCAAATCTAGTGAACAGAATGGAATGGAGCAAAAGACAATTATTTTAATACCCTCTG atttagCATGTAGACTGCTGGGGCAATCAATGGATGAGAGTGGACTACCACAGCTGACCAGTTATGATTGTGAAGTTAATGCTCCTATACAAGGCAGCAGAAACCTACTGCAGGGTGAAGAATTACTCAGAGCTTTGGATCAAGTTAACTGA